A window of the Motilibacter rhizosphaerae genome harbors these coding sequences:
- a CDS encoding serine hydrolase domain-containing protein — protein sequence MADLPRSTPSEQGVDPAGVLALLDALDAHPEIWPHSLVLVRRGAVVAEGSWSPWDGERPQLVYSLSKGFTSTAAGLAVAEGLFGLDDLVLDHYPELAGEPLDERWGRLRVRHLLSMASGHAADTVDHLEDKAHPVRSFLRIPPDAEPGTLFAYNQPCTYTVGELVTRTSGEGLTDFLQGRLFDRIGVHHGGWLRLPNGQEVASSGFFTTTGSVARHGLLLLQRGRWDGEQLLPEAWVDEASKVHVPTPDAGGPDWEQGYGFQFWRSRHGFRGDGAFGQYCLVLPEQDAVLALFTETTDMGAVLDLVWEHLLPAFDRAPGADDVALAARLGSLSLPPVAGAPTGEGFDAYTASRGSGAGLTVRRDGTGWVIGTAGVEVPLGTGEWRTATTGAPGGGRITLATSGAWDEHGDLRASIAFVETPHTLDVTARADGTAELTWRAGAPLHVSPLLEMHAPGA from the coding sequence GTGGCCGACCTCCCGCGCAGCACCCCGTCCGAGCAGGGCGTGGATCCCGCAGGGGTCCTCGCCCTGCTCGACGCGCTCGACGCCCACCCGGAGATCTGGCCGCACAGCCTGGTGCTCGTACGCCGTGGTGCCGTCGTCGCCGAGGGCTCGTGGAGCCCGTGGGACGGGGAGCGCCCGCAGCTCGTCTACTCGCTGAGCAAGGGCTTCACCTCGACCGCCGCCGGGCTGGCGGTCGCCGAGGGGCTGTTCGGGCTCGACGACCTCGTCCTCGACCACTACCCCGAGCTCGCGGGGGAGCCGCTCGACGAGCGGTGGGGCCGGCTGCGGGTGCGCCACCTGCTGAGCATGGCCAGCGGGCACGCCGCCGACACGGTCGACCACCTGGAGGACAAGGCGCACCCGGTGCGCAGCTTCCTGCGCATCCCGCCGGACGCGGAGCCGGGGACGCTGTTCGCCTACAACCAGCCGTGCACGTACACCGTCGGCGAGCTGGTCACGCGGACGAGCGGCGAGGGGCTCACGGACTTCCTGCAGGGCAGGCTGTTCGACCGGATCGGCGTCCACCACGGCGGGTGGCTGCGCCTGCCCAACGGCCAGGAGGTCGCCTCGAGCGGCTTCTTCACGACGACCGGGTCGGTCGCCCGGCACGGCCTGCTCCTCCTGCAGCGCGGGCGCTGGGACGGCGAGCAGCTGCTGCCGGAGGCGTGGGTCGACGAGGCGTCGAAGGTGCACGTGCCCACGCCGGACGCCGGAGGTCCGGACTGGGAGCAGGGCTACGGCTTCCAGTTCTGGCGCAGCCGGCACGGGTTCCGCGGCGACGGGGCGTTCGGCCAGTACTGCCTGGTGCTGCCCGAGCAGGACGCCGTGCTGGCGCTGTTCACCGAGACCACCGACATGGGGGCGGTCCTCGACCTCGTGTGGGAGCACCTGCTGCCCGCCTTCGACCGCGCGCCCGGCGCAGACGACGTCGCGCTGGCCGCACGCCTCGGCTCGCTCTCCCTGCCTCCCGTCGCGGGAGCGCCGACGGGGGAGGGCTTCGACGCGTACACCGCGAGCAGGGGCAGCGGTGCCGGACTCACGGTGCGCCGCGACGGCACCGGCTGGGTCATCGGCACCGCCGGCGTCGAGGTGCCCCTCGGGACGGGGGAGTGGCGTACGGCGACGACCGGGGCCCCCGGCGGCGGGCGGATCACCCTCGCCACGAGCGGGGCCTGGGACGAGCACGGCGACCTGCGTGCCTCGATCGCCTTCGTGGAGACGCCGCACACGCTCGACGTCACGGCGCGGGCGGACGGGACGGCCGAGCTGACCTGGCGCGCGGGCGCCCCGCTGCACGTCTCCCCGCTGCTGGAGATGCACGCGCCGGGCGCGTGA
- a CDS encoding LacI family DNA-binding transcriptional regulator: MPPVRRLDGGGATLRDVAALAGVSPRTVSNVVGGYAAVTPATRAKVEAAIAELGYRPNVLARNLAYGRTGQIAVVVPYLDTPYFAELLQAIIPRARARGYDVLIDQTDGDADHERALLARAAGSFRYDGLILSPLGLVQEDLAERDPTLPLVVLGERRAEPGFDHIGIDDVAAARDATAHLLGLGRRRVAAIGEQRDREGVAARLRTQGYRQAHAEAGVEVDESLVVPRPRFNRRDGYEGMVQLLERDDPPDAVFGYSDLVAQGAVRAILERGLRVPEDIAVIGYDDIDEGRYSTPTLSTISQDRGSLGTLAVDRILARVESGAQVPGQELLVEHRLVARESTLGR, encoded by the coding sequence ATGCCTCCCGTCCGCCGCCTCGACGGCGGGGGCGCGACGCTGCGCGACGTGGCCGCGCTCGCAGGCGTCTCGCCGCGTACGGTCTCGAACGTCGTCGGCGGCTACGCGGCCGTCACGCCCGCCACCCGGGCCAAGGTCGAGGCGGCCATCGCCGAGCTGGGCTACCGGCCCAACGTCCTCGCGCGCAACCTCGCCTACGGCCGCACCGGGCAGATCGCGGTCGTCGTGCCCTACCTCGACACGCCGTACTTCGCCGAGCTGCTGCAGGCGATCATCCCGCGGGCCCGGGCGCGCGGCTACGACGTGCTCATCGACCAGACCGACGGCGACGCCGACCACGAGCGGGCGCTGCTGGCGCGGGCGGCGGGCAGCTTCCGCTACGACGGGCTGATCCTCTCCCCGCTCGGCCTCGTCCAGGAGGACCTCGCCGAGCGCGACCCGACCCTGCCGCTGGTCGTGCTCGGCGAGCGCCGCGCGGAGCCGGGCTTCGACCACATCGGCATCGACGACGTCGCTGCGGCCCGTGACGCCACGGCCCACCTGCTCGGTCTCGGCCGGCGGCGGGTCGCCGCGATCGGCGAGCAGCGCGACCGCGAGGGTGTCGCCGCCCGGCTGCGGACGCAGGGCTACCGGCAGGCGCACGCCGAGGCCGGCGTGGAGGTCGACGAGTCGCTCGTCGTGCCGCGGCCGCGGTTCAACCGGCGCGACGGCTACGAGGGCATGGTGCAGCTGCTGGAGCGGGACGACCCGCCGGACGCGGTCTTCGGCTACTCCGACCTGGTCGCGCAGGGCGCCGTCCGCGCGATCCTCGAGCGCGGGCTGCGCGTGCCGGAGGACATCGCCGTCATCGGCTACGACGACATCGACGAGGGCCGCTACAGCACGCCCACCCTCAGCACGATCTCGCAGGACCGCGGCTCGCTCGGCACGCTCGCGGTCGACCGGATCCTCGCGCGGGTCGAGTCGGGCGCGCAGGTGCCGGGGCAGGAGCTCCTCGTCGAGCACCGCCTGGTGGCCCGGGAGAGCACGCTCGGGCGCTGA
- a CDS encoding phosphatase PAP2 family protein encodes MTYATAPSRAAAPPSGAGRPRTVGLLLLLSALALLGVLGTYRVFVRSLTGQQVERAAMGGKGLALRAGGTSVTRVLDVVSVSSVALALLAAMAVGLLRGRWRSALGAALIVAGSTLTTEALKHSLLHRPTWLDGAQNSLPSGHTTVAASVAAVAVLVSPRGLRPGVALVGGAYAMVTGAATVVAGWHRPSDVISAFGVVLAWCALTAAVVVALSPPPEGRGHPGPTHRVVALFLGSSALVTGVVGAGLIGLTARRLPHPLGEVRQVAAYAGELAAVAGAGLLTTALWLVIVPVVDAAGQAVEDVQD; translated from the coding sequence GTGACGTACGCGACCGCCCCCTCCAGGGCCGCTGCCCCGCCGTCCGGCGCCGGCCGGCCGCGCACGGTCGGGCTGCTGCTCCTCCTCAGCGCGCTCGCGCTGCTGGGGGTGCTCGGGACGTACCGCGTGTTCGTCCGCTCGCTCACCGGCCAGCAGGTGGAGCGGGCGGCGATGGGCGGCAAGGGGCTCGCGCTGCGCGCGGGCGGCACGTCGGTCACGCGGGTCCTCGACGTCGTGTCCGTCTCCTCGGTCGCGCTGGCCCTGCTCGCGGCGATGGCCGTCGGCCTGCTGCGGGGCCGCTGGCGCTCGGCGCTCGGTGCCGCGCTCATCGTCGCCGGCTCGACGCTGACGACCGAGGCGCTGAAGCACAGCCTCCTCCACCGGCCGACCTGGCTCGACGGCGCGCAGAACTCCCTGCCCAGCGGCCACACCACGGTCGCGGCCTCCGTCGCCGCGGTCGCGGTCCTCGTCAGCCCCCGCGGCCTGCGTCCGGGCGTCGCGCTCGTCGGCGGCGCCTACGCGATGGTGACCGGCGCCGCGACCGTCGTCGCCGGGTGGCACCGGCCGAGCGACGTCATCAGCGCGTTCGGCGTCGTGCTCGCGTGGTGCGCGCTGACCGCCGCGGTCGTCGTCGCGCTCTCCCCGCCGCCGGAGGGCCGCGGCCACCCCGGCCCCACCCACCGGGTCGTCGCGCTCTTCCTCGGCTCGAGCGCGCTGGTCACCGGCGTGGTCGGCGCCGGCCTCATCGGCCTCACCGCCCGCCGGCTCCCCCACCCGCTGGGCGAGGTCCGCCAGGTCGCGGCGTACGCGGGGGAGCTCGCCGCCGTCGCCGGCGCCGGCCTGCTGACGACGGCGCTGTGGCTCGTCATCGTCCCGGTCGTCGACGCGGCGGGGCAGGCCGTGGAGGACGTGCAGGACTGA